One Lucilia cuprina isolate Lc7/37 chromosome 4, ASM2204524v1, whole genome shotgun sequence DNA segment encodes these proteins:
- the LOC124419454 gene encoding LOW QUALITY PROTEIN: zinc finger BED domain-containing protein 4-like (The sequence of the model RefSeq protein was modified relative to this genomic sequence to represent the inferred CDS: deleted 1 base in 1 codon) gives MEETKCEKRALTSMPTSLQVAKRQLTINESLRGKVMWDVCNPRSKEIDKLIGEMVALQDLPFNFVEGIGFRRLMESVLPRYVLRGRQYFTEYVCETMYAEIKNQIVQLLKTFNKLSFTTDIWSEPSAGVSLLSLTAHGISLEFKRVNIVLRCESIEGSHTGDVIKSTILSMINEWQISDKVHCVVHDKGSNMIRAMNLTNFLHINCSVHQLQLCIKNALNLKEIQGLIATNRKLVSHFNHSLLAKEKLSNIQKNKLNQKPLGVIQDCPTRWNSTYYMMERLLKIKDSIILYLNNYEQLSITLDDWKIMEKCVNILKPFEEVTRELSSSTISISSVIPLIHILTSKLNKEKSLESGPPYVAKIIETLMYELNFRFSDLRQTPIFSISSYLDPRYKLKFFGEDDKNKIRSELVKLIHQNYSDVEVCNSSTKITEKTTLIANDNDAGPHNASSQIQADIEMFLNEDSSDIEYEVDEILTVSEINEILKEYDKERKVHISQDPLLWWKKKLLKYKILVPVVRQFLSTPPGSVPSEQLFSGAGLIYDTRRFNLKSDKAAKLLFIKYNLAQLNFEY, from the exons ATGGAAGAAACCAAATGTGAAAAAAGAGCCTTAACATCAATGCCAACTTCTCTGCAAGTCGCAAAAAGACAATTAACAATAAATGAATCTTTAAGGGGTAAAGTTATGTGGGACGTGTGCAACCCGAGATCAAAGGAAATAGATAAATTAATTGGAGAGATGGTTGCTTTGCAAGATCTTCCGTTTAATTTTGTAGAAGGAATCGGTTTCAGGCGTTTAATGGAGTCAGTATTACCCCGCTATGTTTTGAGGGGACGGCAATACTTTACGGAATACGTTTGTGAAACAATGTATGCAGAAATCAAGAACCAAATTGTTcagttattaaaaacatttaacaaacttTCTTTTACCACTGACATTTGGTCGGAACCCAGTGCTGGGGTTTCTCTTTTAAGTTTGACAGCACATGGTATATCATTGGAGTTCAAAAGAGTAAATATTGTACTCAGGTGTGAAAGCATCGAAGGCAGTCATACTGGCGATGTTATAAAATCAACTATACTTTCAATGATAAATGAATGGCAAATTTCTGATAAAGTACACTGCGTTGTCCATGATAAAGGGTCTAATATGATTAGAGCAATGAATCTTACTAACTTTTTGCACATAAACTGTTCCGTACATCAGCTTCaactttgtattaaaaatgctttaaacttaaaagaaattCAAGGGCTTATTGCGACTAACAGGAAACTAGTCTCACATTTCAATCACTCACTTTTGGCAAAGGAAAAGCTgagtaatatacaaaaaaacaagcTGAACCAAAAACCTCTTGGTGTAATACAGGATTGTCCAACCAG aTGGAATAGTACATATTATATGATGGAaagattattgaaaattaaagacTCAATAATATTGTATCTTAACAACTACGAGCAACTTTCCATAACTCTCGATGATTggaaaataatggaaaaatgtGTAAACATCTTAAAACCTTTTGAGGAGGTTACTCGAGAACTTAGCAGTTCAACTATTTCGATTTCGTCGGTTATACCATTAATACACATTCTCAcatctaaattaaataaagaaaaatcattGGAAAGCGGTCCACCTTATGTAGCCAAAATAATTGAAACGCTTATGTATGAGCTGAATTTCAGATTTTCTGATTTAAGACAAACAccaatattttcaatatcatCATATTTGGATCCAAGAtacaaactaaagttttttGGCGAGGATGATAAAAATAAGATTCGCTCTGAACTTGTAAAATTAATACATCAAAATTATTCCGATGTTGAAGTGTGCAATtcttcaacaaaaataacagaGAAAACTACTTTAATAGCTAATGACAACGACGCAGGTCCCCATAACGCTTCATCACAAATACAAGCTGatatagaaatgtttttaaatgaagACAGCAGTGATATTGAATACGAAGTGGATGAAATATTAACAGTTTCTGAAATAAACGAGATATTAAAAGAATATGATAAGGAACGAAAAGTTCACATTTCCCAAGACCCACTACTATGgtggaaaaaaaaactg ttaaaatataaaattttagttccgGTAGTACGTCAGTTTCTATCCACTCCCCCCGGAAGTGTTCCTAGTGAACAATTATTTAGTGGAGCTGGATTAATATATGATACTCGACGCTTCAATCTTAAAAGTGACAAAGCagcaaaacttttatttataaaatataatttggctcaattaaattttgaatattaa